CCCACTAGGCGAATGTCTTCCTGACGGATTCCTAGAAGCCCAGCCAACTCTTCTGCTATCCCCTTCAACGTCCGCCCCTGAGGCAGTTGACCCAAAAGTCCCATATACCCTTGTCCAAAATCCTCAAAGTCCTCTATATCCTCCAGCTTCAATAGGCTGGCCAGATAAGCATTGTTCCCCCTGGGTGCCCGGTCAAAGTTGGTATGAGCTGAAAAAACAGAAATATGGTTTTGAATCAGATCTATTGTATAGTTTCCGATAATATTATTACTGTCAATATTTTTAAGGGAAGAAAAATATAAAGGATGATGGGCCACAATAAAATCGGCGCCCTTGTGGACTGCTTCTTTAATAACCGCACCGGTTACTTCCAGAGTCACAAGAATTCTCTCCACCTGATTTCCCGGCAGATTCAATTGTAGACCGGAATTATCCCAGTCCTCCGCCAGTTCTCTTGGTGCAATCCGTTCCAACGTTTCAATCAGTTCCCACTTCGAAATACTCATATCAAATCCCCCTATCTTTTGCATTTTTCAATAAGTTTTCCAGGTAATTTACTCGTTCTTCCGTCTGAATCAGCCGTTCTTGATTTATAATGGCGGCTTTTTTCATCTGAATTAGTATATCTTTCTCTTTTTTCAGCTTCTTTTCTGCAAATTCTCGAGCCAATGAACCATTAGTCATAAGTATTGATTCAGAAATCTCATATTTTATATGTTCGGCTTCCTTTTTTGCCTCTAACCTTTGGTCGTCAGAAAGCGAATCCAGCTGCCCTTCGCCGTTCCTTGGCTGTTTATCTGCTCCCCCTGAATCAACGCTTACTTGGGCGCAGATAATCTCACAGATATACCGCCCTTCTCGCACCAGCTTCTCTTCTTTGATGACAAAGCCGTTGTGCAGCAGCCACCAGCGGAGCTTTCCTGGATTATTGCGGGGCTGAAAAATAAAGGTCTTCACACTTCTGGTCTTTTCCATATCCTGTGCCAGGATATCACACATGAGAAGCCCTCCCATACCAGCCAGTACTACCGTATCTACTTCTCCATCTGCCAGCACCTGAATCCCATCTCCCAGCCTAAAATCAAAGTGTTCTTTCAGCACCTCCGGGGAATAGTCTTGTCTGTAAACATTGTCCCTAGCTTTTTGTAGAGATCCCTTGCTGATGTCCGCCAAGATAACCCGGGGACTTTTCTTGCTTTCCCATAGATAAATCGGCAAAAAACCGTGGTCAGTACCAACGTCAGCCACGGTTTCTCCCTGTTCTATAAGGTCGGCAATGGTCTGTAATCGATCAGATAATTTCATCTTTTATACCTCAGCCCGCCTTTTCTTCTATATACACGATTCTTTATTCCAGGTAATCTTTCAGCTTTTTACTCCTGGACGGATGACGCAGCTTTCTCAGAGCCTTGGCTTCAATCTGCCGAATCCGCTCTCTGGTCACATCAAAACGCTTGCCTACCTCCTCCAGGGTTCTAGCCCGGCCATCTTCCAGACCAAATCTCAATTTCAATACCTTCTGCTCTCGATCGGTCAAGGTGTCCAGCACTTCCACCAGTTGTTCCTTCAACATGGAGAAGGCGGCAGCCTCTGCCGGTGCCGGCACATCATCATCCGGGATAAAGTCTCCTAAATGGCTGTCCTCTTCTTCTCCGATAGGAGTTTCCAAAGACACGGGCTCTTGAGCAATTTTTAAAATTTCTCGAACCTTTTCCTCGGAAATATCCATCTCCTTGGCAATTTCCTCTGGAGACGGCTCTCTGCCATATTCCTGAAGAAGCTGTCTGGAAATTCGAATCAGCTTGTTAATCGTCTCCACCATGTGCACAGGGATACGGATGGTTCTGGCCTGATCGGCAATGGACCGAGTGATAGCCTGACGAATCCACCAAGTGGCATAGGTGCTGAACTTATAACCTTTTCTCCAGTCAAACTTATCTACGGCCTTAATCAGACCTAGATTACCCTCCTGAATCAAGTCGAGAAACAGCATGCCTCGTCCTACATAGCGCTTGGCAATGCTGACTACCAGCCGCAAATTGGCCTCACAAAGCCGCTTTTTAGCTTCTTCGTCACCTTGTTCCATCTTCTTGGCCAGTTCGATTTCCTCATCAGCAGAAAGCAGCGGTACCTTACCGATTTCTTTTAAATACATTCGTACCGGATCGTCTACAGCGATGCCTTTTGGCAAGGTCGCCTCCAGATCAATCTCGCTGGAGTCTTCCGATGCCGGAATAATCTCCACATCGTCATTTTCATCCTGTTCAATAGAAAGAAGTTCAAAATCTTCCGGATCCACCTCTGAAACAATTTCAATCCCCATAGCGGTGAGTGAATCATAGATTTCATCCATCTGATCCTTGTTTAAGTCAATCCCCTCCAAATAGTCGGCTACTTCTCTAAAAGATATGGAGCCCTTTGCTTTCGCTTTATCTGCCAGGGCTTGGACAAAGTCCCTCTTTTCCATAGCATTTCCTTCCTCAAAGCTCATTTATTTACCCCTTTCCATTTTCTCTCGCTGTAAATTCATCCATTCCTCTGTCAATACTTGTATCGTTTCCTGATTTTCTTCTTCATCTGCCATGGAAAGTCTCATCAATAAGGAGTTTTCCCTTTCCTGTAGATTTTCTATCTCAATTTTATTTAAAGATTCCTCCAAAACCTGTTCTTCTTTATCTGCCAGCTGTACGCTGTCCAAAATATCCGACAATCCGCGACTTTCTTCTGGCTCCAGGCCATCTCGCAGCTTCATCATGTCTAATTCTCCGGCTTCCTTGTACAACGAACCGGCCAGAGAAAAAATCTTTTGGCCGTAAGCGGATT
The genomic region above belongs to Aminipila butyrica and contains:
- a CDS encoding Nif3-like dinuclear metal center hexameric protein, which gives rise to MSISKWELIETLERIAPRELAEDWDNSGLQLNLPGNQVERILVTLEVTGAVIKEAVHKGADFIVAHHPLYFSSLKNIDSNNIIGNYTIDLIQNHISVFSAHTNFDRAPRGNNAYLASLLKLEDIEDFEDFGQGYMGLLGQLPQGRTLKGIAEELAGLLGIRQEDIRLVGDPQRQISKVGLCTGAGMDMLPAAALSGCQLLITGDVKYHDAVKAREMGMAVIDGGHYGTEKIFSENMAAQLKELLENKVEIFVTEVDGNPFDFI
- the rpoD gene encoding RNA polymerase sigma factor RpoD is translated as MEKRDFVQALADKAKAKGSISFREVADYLEGIDLNKDQMDEIYDSLTAMGIEIVSEVDPEDFELLSIEQDENDDVEIIPASEDSSEIDLEATLPKGIAVDDPVRMYLKEIGKVPLLSADEEIELAKKMEQGDEEAKKRLCEANLRLVVSIAKRYVGRGMLFLDLIQEGNLGLIKAVDKFDWRKGYKFSTYATWWIRQAITRSIADQARTIRIPVHMVETINKLIRISRQLLQEYGREPSPEEIAKEMDISEEKVREILKIAQEPVSLETPIGEEEDSHLGDFIPDDDVPAPAEAAAFSMLKEQLVEVLDTLTDREQKVLKLRFGLEDGRARTLEEVGKRFDVTRERIRQIEAKALRKLRHPSRSKKLKDYLE
- a CDS encoding tRNA (adenine(22)-N(1))-methyltransferase, which encodes MKLSDRLQTIADLIEQGETVADVGTDHGFLPIYLWESKKSPRVILADISKGSLQKARDNVYRQDYSPEVLKEHFDFRLGDGIQVLADGEVDTVVLAGMGGLLMCDILAQDMEKTRSVKTFIFQPRNNPGKLRWWLLHNGFVIKEEKLVREGRYICEIICAQVSVDSGGADKQPRNGEGQLDSLSDDQRLEAKKEAEHIKYEISESILMTNGSLAREFAEKKLKKEKDILIQMKKAAIINQERLIQTEERVNYLENLLKNAKDRGI